The genomic DNA TCTGACTACTATGATCACCTGTTGTGTCCATTCATTGTCACCTCCATTACTTTCGATATTCTTATTTTATTGCAAATAAGACTAATTGTCAATTCTTACGGTAAATAAAGTTTTCTTCGCTGCTGCAAATCACGCCGCCACAAGGCGTTAAGCCCCCGTGGCAGCGCAATCACATACGACACCAAATGTGTTGTTTAAAGACGTACATATGAGTCAATCCTGCATGACGTACCCGTCCATGCTACCATGCTGGGTCCAATAGTCAAAGCGGTTCATCGTCTCGGTATAGGTATCCTGACAAACGCCCGGCAACTCACTGCCAAGTATGTCGCCAGCAGCCTTGAATCCCGCCTCCACCGCGCTACGAAGCTCATCAATTTTAGAAACATCCCCGCCCGAAAGCGAGACCGCCATGTCCAACAGGCGGGTCGCCACAGCGTTGACGCCCCATGCACCATCCTTAGAAATGGCCTGTGCCGCTGTTTCCGGCGTATCCTGTGGGTTTAAGAACTGCGACATCCAGTCGTTTTGAGCATTGTCGGCCGCACTGGAAAACTCTTCAAAATCTAAGCTTATCGCCATTTTGGCCTTTGCCTTCTGCTTCCCCAGCATCTCGGTAACCAGTTGTTTCATGCTCTCAACACACTGATTTTTCAACGATTTAATCTGGTTGCCGCTGAGCCTCTTCATTGAACGATAGTCGGCTATCGCCGTCTTTTTGTTTGTCTCGGCTCTGATAAAAACATCTTCTCGGCTCCGCCCGGCTTCGGTCTCTTTTGGCCCAGCCACGCTGCGGGTTGCATTCTTTTCCGTGCCCGAATCGGCAGTGCCTTTAATGTGATGGCTGCCGACTTGAACTTGACTGATCATCATTGCGAATTCTTCCTTTCTGTTTTGTTGGTGTAATGACCTTCTACCGAGATTATCGGTAGATATTTAAAAAATTAAGTATTTAAGAGGTTGTAACCCGCGGTGCTTGCGGAGGATGCGTGTTTGTGATAGGATTTTGATAAGTATATAAGAAATTTATAACAACGGAGGATAGTAGTTTTATGGATGTGTTTGAGTGCATTAAGGAACGACGCAGCATACGCGATTTTGAGGAGACTGCTGTACCACACGCGCTAATCGAGGAGATTGTCGGCGCGGCCGCTTTTGCTCCCTCCTGGAAGAACACCCAGATTGCCCGTTATATCGTGGTTGAAAGCCGGGACAAAATAGACTTGCTTGCCGAGCAGTGCGTCATGGGCTTTGCACCAAACGCCACCACTATGAAGCGTGCAGCCGCGCTGGTGCTGGTCACCATGGTCACTGGGCGTTCGGGCTTTGAGCGTGACGGCTCTTTTTCCACCTCTAAAGGTGACCGTTGGGAGATGTTCGATGCCGGTATCGCCACCCAGACTTTCTGCCTTGCAGCGCACGCCAAAGGGCTGGGCACCGTGATTTTAGGTATTTTTGACGAGCAGAAAGTCGAAGAGCTGTTCGACTTGCCGGAAGGGCAACAGCTGGCTGCCATCATCGCGCTTGGCTACCCAAAGAGCCCTGCCGTTGCCCCACGTCGTAAAGCCGTTGAAGAGTTAGTCTCATACCTTTAAAAGGTAATATTCCCTCTAAAACAAACCTTTTATTGCCTTTTTTGTCACACTTTATATTGCGTTCCCTCAATATTTGTGCTATTATGACATAAAGTGACTTACCACAAGCCTTCTCGGGGCTTTGTTTGGCATTAAGGTGCTCATATTTGAGAGGAGGACTTCTTTTGAACCACGAGAATTTTATTTCTGCTCTCAGCGCGTCGGCTGATGAAATGAAAGGCAAATATTTGACCTTTTGGACCTTTGGTCAACTTTTGGGTATTCCGATCTCTCTGGTAGTACAGATTGTCGGCATGCAGGAAATTACCCCCATGCCGGAATTTCCGGCATACGCCAAGGGTGTCATCAATCTGCGCGGACAGATCATTCCGGTCATTGATATCCGCCTGCGCCTGAACCAGCCCGAGGCCCAATACAGTGAGCGCACCTGCATTATCGTCACCAGCATCCACGACTCGGCCGTCGGTTTCATCGTCGACGAGGTGGACGAGGTCACCGGTATTGAAGACGACCTCATCGCCCCGCCGCCCAAGATGGCTTCCTCAAAGAACAGCTATGTCACTGGTATTGCAAAGCTTGAAAAGAAGGTTGCGCTTCTCATTGACGCTCAGCGTCTGCTCGATAGCAACGAGCTTGAGGCTCTCCAGGTTTAACTTATACCATATAAGACTCTACAGCACGGTGCTTTGCCACGGCAAGGCGCTGTGCTTTTATTTTGTGTTGTAGTTTTTAGCAAATGTGCTACAATATCTTACTTCATATTTGACATGTGCGCTGAGGTTTGCTATGCTGTTACGGTGAGTATTTATACGTGAACTCAATGAATACAACAAAATTAGAGCAGAGCGCTCTAACTCGGATGGCAACTTGGTGTACGACAGAAAATAGACTATTTTTGTCGTCAAATCAACCAAAAACAGTCCCATCTAAAGCAATTTATGAGAAAAGGCGGTTAAATAGTGATAACGGTGACAGATCTCGGCCTGCAGTTCGGCGGCACAAAACTTTTTGATAATGTAAACCTGAAATTTACGCCGGGCAACTGCTACGGCGTCATCGGAGCAAACGGAGCCGGAAAATCCACCTTTCTGCGCATCCTCTCGGGTGAGCTGGAAAGCAGCTCCGGCGAGGTGAGCATCGGTGAGGGAACTCGAATGTCGGTTCTAAAGCAGGACCACTTTCAATATGACCAATACACGGTGATGGACACCGTTTTTATGGGTAATCCACGCCTTTACGAGATCATGAAGGAAAAGGAAGTACTCTACGCTAAGGAGGATTTCACCGACGCAGACGGCGAAAAGGCTTCCGAGCTGGAGGGTGAGTTTGCCGAGCTAAATGGCTGGGAGGCCGAAACCGAAGCTGCGCAGCTTTTGCAGGGTTTAGGCCTGGGCAGCGAGCTGCACTATGCCGAAATGCGCACGTTGCAGGGCGGCGAAAAGGTTAAGGTATTGCTGGCACAGGCGCTTTTTGGCCGGCCGGAAATTGTTCTGCTTGACGAGCCTACCAACCATTTGGATGTTGCCTCGATTAACTGGCTAGAAAACTTTCTATTCGACTTTTTTGGTACCGTCATCGTTGTTTCGCATGACCGCCATTTTTTAAACACCGTCTGCACCCATATTGTAGACATAGATTACGGCAAGATTAAAATGTATGTTGGCAACTACGATTTCTGGTATGAGTCCAGTCGTCTGGTCCAGCAGATGTTAAAAGATCAGAACCGCAAGAACGAGGATAAAATTAAAGAGCTGCAAAAGTTTATTGAGCGTTTCTCGGCCAACAAATCGAAGTCAAAGCAGGCTACCTCGCGCAAAAAACTCATCGAAAAGCTCACCGTTGAAGATCTGCCCGCTTCCTCTCGACGCTACCCGTGGGTATCATTTAAACCGGACCGCGAAATTGGCAAAGAGACGTTACAGGTCGAAAATCTCTCAAAAACAGTGGACGGGGTCAAGGTGCTTAACAACGTCTCGTTCAGACTCAACCGCGAGGATAAAGTTGCGATTCTTTGTGAGAATGAACAGGCTGCAACTGCGCTATTCCAGATTCTGTTTGAAGAAGCCGAACCCGATGAGGGTAGCTTTAAGTGGGGGCTTTCAACCTCACAATCCTACTTCCCCAAAGACAATTCCACTTTCTTTAATGATTGCGATCTAAACCTTATTGAGTGGCTGCGTCAGTATTCCAACGACGATTCCGAGAGCTATCTGCGTGGTTTTTTAGGCCGGATGCTCTTTTCAGGCGACGAGGTGACCAAGCCAGTTAAGGTGCTTTCAGGCGGCGAAAAGGTCCGCTGCATGCTCTCGCGCATGATGCTCTCCGGCTCTAATATCCTGATGCTCGACCAGCCCACCAACCACCTTGACCTGGAATCTATCACCGCTGTGAATAACGGTCTGATTGACTTTAAAGGCGTCATTCTGTTTTCGTCTCACGACCATCAGTTTATTCAGACTGTGGCTAATCGCATTATCCAGATTACCGAAGAGGGCTGCATCGACCGCATGTGCACCTACGATGAATTTCTCGAAATGCAGGGTCTTTCTTTTAAATAAAAAACTATTCAGAGCGGCTTCCACCATTACCGGTGGGGGCCGCTTTTGTTCACCTTGAGTTTCGATAAAAGTAAATATCAGTCAAGTTTAGTCTGAGCAGCACCATAAATAATTTGTTGCAATAAATCGCCGCAAAGGGAGCATAATCTTCCTGATATGTTTTTAGTTTCAGAAAATATTACTCAATGCCCTCTCGACCGCGCACCGGATTTTTTCTATGTTTTTATTAAAATCGTCCTGAATCAAAAATCGCATTTTTTGCCTTTAGTTAAAGCCACCTCAAATTTCTCTGAAGGAATAATTTCCGCGCCGCTTGACTTTGATAATCCGAGCTGGTAAAATAAAATCATCACTTAGAACATTTGTTCTTTATGGAGCGTGTCTATTTTGGATCTTTTTGATAAGCTGCGCATTCTTTCGGACGCGGCAAAATATGATGCCGCTTGCACCAGTAGCGGCGTAGACCGTGACGGTAAAGGCGGACAGCTTGGCAACGCCGCAGCCTGTGGCATCTGCCACAGCTTTTCAGCCGATGGTCGTTGCGTTTCGCTTTTAAAGGTGCTCATGAGCAACGCTTGCATCTATAATTGTGCCTACTGCCTTAACCGCGTTTCAAACGACGTACCACGCGCCACTTTTGCTCCACGTGAGCTTGCTGATTTAACTATCCATTTTTATCGTCGTAATTATATTGAGGGGCTGTTTCTAAGCTCGGGCGTTGTCAAAAGCCCCGACTACACCTGTGAAAAAATGATTGAAACGTTACGCATTTTGCGTGAGGAATATGGTTTTCGAGGCTATATTCACGCTAAGGCCATACCGGGTGCTGACGACCTATTGCTAAATCGGCTTGGCAGGCTGTCCGACAGAATGAGCGTTAACATCGAGCTGCCCTCACAGCAGAGCCTGGACAAGCTCGCACCCGATAAAAGCAAGTCCGCCATTTTGCGCCCAATGGGGCTGTTACGTGATGGCATTAAAGAAAACTGCACCGATCTTATACGCTACCGCCACGCCGAGCCGTTTGCCCCCGCTGGACAAAGCACCCAAATGATTGTCGGCGCCACACCCGAAAGCGATTATCAGATTTTGCAGCTCACCGCTGCACTCTACCAAAAATTTAGCCTCAAGCGGGTATTCTTTTCGGCCTATATCCCTGTCTCCGATAATCCACTGCTGCCGGCGCGCACTATCAGCCCGCCGTTGCTGCGCGAGCATCGACTCTATCAGGCCGACTGGCTTCTGCGGTTTTACGGTTTTTCGGCTAACGAGATTCTGGATGAAAAGCATCCCATTCTCAATCCACTCATCGACCCCAAATGCAACTGGGCGATTAACAATATGGCGCTGTTTCCGGTTGAGGTCAACACCGCCCCGCGCGAGTTATTGCTCAGGGTACCAGGTATCGGCGTCAACAGCACGATGCGTATTTTGCGTGCCAGGCGCGAAACAAAATTGGATTTTTCCGGACTGCGCCGCATCGGCGTAGTGTTAAAGCGCGCGCAATATTTCATCACCTGTCAGGGCAAAACTGCTCAGGGGGTACGCATTACGCCAGATAATGCCCTCAACGCCTTGATTTCTGACAGCCAAAAGCAACGGTTGCCTTCCCAGAATTATGAGCAGCTCAGCCTTTTTTCCGACCAGATCACCAGAGAGGATGTCGTGAAGTGTATCAGCGGTCAGATATAATCTATCTTTATGACGGCAGTTTTGAGGGCTTTTTAAGCTGTGTGTTTGAAAGCTTTTTGTGTAAACAGCGTCCGTATGATATTGTGTCAGAAGATTCCAGTGAGCCTTCTTTGATGGCACAGCAATGGATTGAAACCGATATGCAGCGTGCCCAGCGGGTCAGAAACGGTATCGGCAAAAAAATCTCCGAAGAGGCGCTCTACCTTGTAACAAATGGGTTTTGCACCTGCCACCCGCAGCGAGAACTGCTGCTATTGGATTTTATTCACCTTGGCTTTGAGCGCGGGAAAAAGGTTTGTGAGTTGATCACCGATCCCACTGTGCATGCGCTGCAAAAGGCCGTGCTGTTTTTAAAGCGCGAAAGTCACCTCTATCTGGAGTTTGTTCGATTTTCGGAGTATGACAAGGGTCTTGTTTCGGTGATTGAACCCAAAAATAGGGTGTTGCCCACCATTGCGCCACACTTTTGCGATCGCTTACACAATGAGCTATTTATCATCTATGACAAAACCCACCGCAGCGTACTGATTCACAAGCCGCCAAAGTGGGCTATTGTGGATCTTGAGGATTTCATCGAGCCACAGGCGGATGAGACTGAGCAGTTTTACCGCGAGCTGTGGGGCACTTATTTTGACGCCATCGCCATCCGCGAACGCATCAATCCCCGCTGCCAAATGACCCATATGCCTAAGCGATACTGGAAGCACATGACCGAGATGCAAAGGCGGCCTGCTGCCAAAACCGCCGCATCGGCGCGGACAGAATCTACCGTTAATCCTGTTCCGCTTCCTGAGCGAATGCTTTCGGAATAATAGACCACTGTTACAAAAACCTAGAACGAACGTCACCCATCATCCTGTCACGGGGCGTACCTTTGCGCCCCGTGAACTTTTGCGCTTAATCGTATTTGGATATAAATTAGTTACAGATTTATTGTAAACTTTATTTTTTAATAGGTTGACAATTTAACTTTTCCTGTATATACTAAGCCTATATTATTCCACAAGCGCATACTATGCCGTGGCATAATTGTCCAATAAAGACAGCCCCCATTAAGTGGCACACTTTTGGACATCTAGCACTTATAATAGGAGATGTGAAAATGAGTACAAAAAAGCTGTCGGTTCGCGACCTGTGTTTCATCGGTATTTTTACCGCCGTTATTGTTGTCTTGGCGCAAATTAGCATTCCAATGCCATACGGTGTGCCCATGACGCTGCAAACATTTGCAATACCGCTCGCCGGAATTGTTCTTGGTGCTAGAAAAGGGGCGTTGTCTACCTTAACCTACATACTGCTCGGTGCATTCGGCGTACCTGTATTTGCAGGATTTACGGGTGGCCTTGGCATCGTTTTCGGCCCCACAGGTGGTTTTATTCTCTCGTTCCCCCTCATGGCACTGGCCGCAGGAATTGGGTCGGAATGCAATAATAACACCGGGTTGGTTTGCGGGCTTATTGCGGGTGCGGTCATTAACTACATTTGTGGCATGTTGATGTTCAGCTTGGTCACCTCTCGTAGCTTAACCACTGCTTTCGTCGCTTGCGTTCTGCCTTTTATCCCCACCTCCATTATTAAAATGGTACTGGCTGCGATTTTAGGCGTAAAAGTTAAGCATGTTTTAGAAAAAGAGATGATGCCGGCATGAGACTGCGCCCACATCATTTACTGTGTACACAAGGCTATAGCGGTAAAGGTTACAGCAGCGATTTTGTCTTAAATATGACTGTCATTACCAACCATTTGCGTAAAGAAGCGAATGCCATGGTTGACATTGTTTTCTCCACAGATGATATCTGCGAAAAGTGCCCAAACATGATAAGTACCGATTTATGCAAGGATCAATACAAGGTAAAGCGCTTTGATAGAAAAATGATCGACTACTTTGGTCTTGAGGAAAAAAGCTATATCTATCAAGAGATTGTTAGGGAAATTGACGCGAAAATGACCGAAGCCATAATGGACGATATTTGCGCTACTTGTAGCTGGTACCCCGTGAGCGCTTGCAAACGCAATATTGTTGGCAGTGCAAAACCGAAGGAATGAAAAGCAAGGCCACGCTTAAAAAGCGTGGCCTTAACTTCATTTTTTTAAAGCTGGCTGCCATAAACGGCGTTTGTGCCAAGCAAACGTTCAATTTCCAGCAGGCGGTTATATTTTGCCACCCGCTCGCTGCGGCAGGGTGCGCCGGTTTTGATCTGACCAGCGTTCACCGCCACCGCCAGATCGGCGATAAACGCATCCTCAGTCTCGCCGGAGCGGTGCGAAATCACAGTGGCATAGCCACAAGACTGCGCCAGCGAAATGGTGTGCAGCGTCTCGGATAAGGTGCCGATTTGGTTGGGTTTTATGAGGATGGCATTAGCTGTACCAGTCTGGATGCCCTTCTCCAACCGCATGGGGTTCGTGACAAAAAGATCGTCGCCAACCAGCTGAACCCTGTCGCCTATCCGCTTCGTAATCTGTTGCCAACCCTCCCAGTCGTCTTCGCCAAGACAATCCTCAAGTGATAGGATAGGGTAGCTGTTGCAAAGCTTCTCCCAATAGTCACACAGTGCCTCGGTCGTATAGGGGGTACCGCGCTTGAGTGCAACATAGCCGCCCTCGGGGGATACCCATTCGCTAGCTGCGGCGTCAATCGCCAGCTTGACCTGATCGGTATTGAGTCCCGTCTTCTCAATCGCAGCCATAATGAACTCCAACGCCTGCTCGTCGCCCGAAAGGTTCGGCGCAAATCCGCCCTCGTCACCAACGCCTGAGCCTAAGCCCTTGCTCTTGAGCAGCGAGCCCAGCGCGTGATGAATTTCGCTCCCCCACTGCAATGCCTCAGAAAAGCTAGACGCGCCAACCGGCATAATCATAAACTCCTGAATGGCCATGTTGTTGTCCGCGTGGCGGCCGCCATTTAAAATATTCATCATTGGCACCGGCAAAATGCGTGCAAACTTACCGCCCAAGAATTCAAATAGTTCTATGCGGTGCTGTGCAGCCGCTGCTCGGGCACAGGCCAGCGAAACACCCAGCATGGCGTTTGCCCCCAGATGGGACTTGTTCTCGGTCTTGTCCAGACGCATCATAACGCCGTCAATTTCGGAAACATTACCGGCGCTGAGGCCGCAGATGGCGGGGGCAATCTCTTGTTCAACCAAAGCTACTGCCTTGAGCACGCCCTTCCCGCCATAGCGCGCGCCACCGTCACGCAACTCGTGTGCTTCAAAGCTGCCGGTCGAAGCGCCGGACGGTACACTGGCCTCTCCCGACATGTCACCTTCAAGTGTCACCCGCACCTTAACCGTTGGGTTGCCTCTTGAATCTAATATTTCCATCCCATGCACTGAGCTGATCTTTTCGCTAAATGGTTCCATAAAAATTCTGCCTCCCTTTACTGTATGATGACCCACACTACCAGGCATTAGACGACACCTGCCAAAAATGCGTCTGCCTTTAATCGGGCAAACGCATTTGGCGTGGGCTGTCATGCTATATGCTGTTTTAAGTATAGAATCGCTTGGCGGTATCCGTCAAGCCCCAAACCGACAAAAGATTTAACGCAGGCCATTTTAGCATAGGAGTGGTGCCGGAATTCCTCACGTCCGTAGACATTTGAAATATGTACCTCGACAGCAGGAATGCCGACCGCTTTTAGCGCATCGAGTATCGCCACACTCGTGTGAGTATAAGCGGCGGGGTTAATCACGATGGCATCTTTTGCACCATATGCTTCCTGAATTTTATCGACGATTGCCCCTTCATGGTTGGACTGAAAACATTCAGCCTCGATATCATTTTCCGCACAGGTATTCTGGATTATTTCTAGAAGGCTCTCATAGCTTGTGCTACCGTAGATGTCTTTTTCCCGAATGCCGAGCATGTTGATATTGGGTCCATTAATGACTAAGAGCTTCATAAAATCCCTCCATAATTCTTTCTTTTGCCTGTTCTATTCCTTGCTTGTTTTCCACTGTAAAATCGCTACTTTTTTTATAAATTGGCGTGCGTTGCTTTTTCATTGCACGCAAAGCATCAATACCCTTTGAGAGCGGTCGTCCGTCGGTGGGCAACAGCTCCAGCGGGCGATCAAGGCATGCGATCAGGCCGTTTTGCTGCAAGGCTGCGACATTCTGTTCCCTGAGTATCGCGCCGCCCCCTGTTGAAATAACCAACCCGGTGCGTCTTCCCACCTCGGCAACCGTCTCAGACTCTATCTCACGAAAACGTGCTTCGCCGTATTTTGCAAAAATCTCGGGGATACTCCTACCAGCCTTTTGCACAATAATATCGTCAATCTCAACAACCTCACGCCCCATACTCTCGGCACAGGCAGCCGCCAGCGTCGACTTACCCGAACCGGGCATTCCCACCAGCACCAAATTAGTCAGTTCCTTGCGCAGCTTCTGCTCGATGACACCGATCTGCCTGTCGGAGATTGGCATTCTGCCAAAGCGCTCGGCGGCGTATTTGGCTTGTGCTACCAGCATTGAAAGCCCGCCCCCGCAAGGGATGCCCAACCGTTTAGCCTCAAGCAACAGCGCCGTTGAAAGCGGATTATAGATCACATCCAGTACACCACCAAGCTTGGGAAAACGCGTCAATTCAATCAGCCTCACACCATTATTCGGAAACATGCCCACCGGCGTGGTGTTCACGATAATCTCTGCGTCGGCTTGCCCATAGACGTTTTGATAATTGACGGCACCGTTTCTTGATACCACAATGATCTCCCGCGCACCCTCGTGACGGATGGCCGTACGCGCGGTGAGGCTGGTGCCGCCGTTACCGAGTATAAGCACCTTTTTGTTCTTGAATGAAATCCCCACTTTGCGAGCGAGATATAAAAAGCCCGCGTAGTCGGTATTATCGCCCAGCAGTCGTCCATCGGACTGCATCATCAGCGTATTGACGCTACCTATCTCTCTGGCTGCGTCGGTGAGCAGGTCGCAGTGCGGAATGACCGTCCTTTTATAGGGAATAGTCACGTTGAGTCCGGCAAATTGTCGCGCAGACAAAAATGCTTCAATTTTGTCGCGTGGTATGCTCATCAACTCATAGTCATAGCCGCAAAGCGCGTGGTGTATATGTTTTGAGTAGCTGTGCCCCAGCGTTTCTCCTATGAGGCCATAGCGTTCGGTATTTGCCATCAAAATCGCCATCCTGTCCTATGCGTCAATATAGTTGCCCAGAAACACAAAAGTTCCCGGATTGTTTTGCAGCTCACAAAGTAGTTTTAAAACCGCCTCGGAACAGACCGAAGCCTCAAGGTCGAAATAAAACATGAACTCAAAGTCCTTGCCCGGGATCGGGCGGCTTTCAAGCTTTGTAAGGTTGATGCCCATCATCGAAAAGCGTGACAGCATGCCAGAAAGAGAGCCCGCGCAATGCGGAAGCGTCATCATCAGCGATATCTTAGATGCACCCGGATAGATTTCCAGTTCGCGCGAGATGCAGATAAAGCGGGTGAAGTTGTTGTCGCTGTTCTGAATATTTTCAGAGAGGACCCCAAGCCCGTAAAGCTCGGCACACTGACGTGATGAAATAGCCGCAACGTCGTCCCTATTCGATTCAGCCACCATCTTGGCCGCCATCGCGGTGTTGGCGCAGACCGTAACCTTGATCTCGGGATGCGCCTTTAAGAACTCGCCGCACTGACCGATGGCCTGTTCGTGCGAAAAAACCTCGCGAATATCTTTTAGTGCCGCGCCCTTTCTGGCCAGTAACGTGTGCGCGATGCGCAGACGGGTCCCACGGACAATGCTGAAATGGTGCTTTTTCATTAAATCATAAACCGAACCGACCGAACCGAATGAGCTGTTCTCTATCGGTAGAATACCGTAGCGGCACAGCCCCTGCTCCACCGCCTGAAATACGCCATCAAAGTTCTGAACATAGACAATTTCAGCGTGGGGAAATAGTTTGTCACAGGCTTGCTGTGAATAGGCGCCCTCCACGCCCTGACAGGCTACCACCGCCCGCCTTGGGAAAAGCTGCGGCGTGTTTTTCATAGCATCTTTAATGTGGCCAGCAAGACTGTTTTCGTTTATCATCAGGCTGCTTTGGTAAGAGCGGCTCAGCTCAAACAGTGTGCGAAACAGGACTTGGGTATAATCTTCAAACGGTTCGCCTGCTTCGAGCGCCATACGATTTAAAATTGTGCGTTCACGCTCTTTGTCTAGCACAGGTAGACCATTTTCGGCTTTATATCGGGCAATATCCATCGAAACGTCCATTCGCTCAACAAACAGTTTGACCATCTGGTGGTTAATGTCATCGATCTTCATTCTCAGCGTATTTATATCCATTGGTTCCTTCCCTTCTCTTCAATCAGCAGGTCTAGTAACACCAGCGCCACCGCCGCTTCTACACATGGAACAGCACGCAGCACCACACAGGGGTCATGCCTACCCGTGATGGCAAGCTGGG from Oscillospiraceae bacterium MB24-C1 includes the following:
- a CDS encoding biotin transporter BioY — protein: MSTKKLSVRDLCFIGIFTAVIVVLAQISIPMPYGVPMTLQTFAIPLAGIVLGARKGALSTLTYILLGAFGVPVFAGFTGGLGIVFGPTGGFILSFPLMALAAGIGSECNNNTGLVCGLIAGAVINYICGMLMFSLVTSRSLTTAFVACVLPFIPTSIIKMVLAAILGVKVKHVLEKEMMPA
- the eno gene encoding phosphopyruvate hydratase, which produces MEPFSEKISSVHGMEILDSRGNPTVKVRVTLEGDMSGEASVPSGASTGSFEAHELRDGGARYGGKGVLKAVALVEQEIAPAICGLSAGNVSEIDGVMMRLDKTENKSHLGANAMLGVSLACARAAAAQHRIELFEFLGGKFARILPVPMMNILNGGRHADNNMAIQEFMIMPVGASSFSEALQWGSEIHHALGSLLKSKGLGSGVGDEGGFAPNLSGDEQALEFIMAAIEKTGLNTDQVKLAIDAAASEWVSPEGGYVALKRGTPYTTEALCDYWEKLCNSYPILSLEDCLGEDDWEGWQQITKRIGDRVQLVGDDLFVTNPMRLEKGIQTGTANAILIKPNQIGTLSETLHTISLAQSCGYATVISHRSGETEDAFIADLAVAVNAGQIKTGAPCRSERVAKYNRLLEIERLLGTNAVYGSQL
- a CDS encoding nitroreductase family protein, whose product is MDVFECIKERRSIRDFEETAVPHALIEEIVGAAAFAPSWKNTQIARYIVVESRDKIDLLAEQCVMGFAPNATTMKRAAALVLVTMVTGRSGFERDGSFSTSKGDRWEMFDAGIATQTFCLAAHAKGLGTVILGIFDEQKVEELFDLPEGQQLAAIIALGYPKSPAVAPRRKAVEELVSYL
- a CDS encoding TIGR03915 family putative DNA repair protein, which gives rise to MYQRSDIIYLYDGSFEGFLSCVFESFLCKQRPYDIVSEDSSEPSLMAQQWIETDMQRAQRVRNGIGKKISEEALYLVTNGFCTCHPQRELLLLDFIHLGFERGKKVCELITDPTVHALQKAVLFLKRESHLYLEFVRFSEYDKGLVSVIEPKNRVLPTIAPHFCDRLHNELFIIYDKTHRSVLIHKPPKWAIVDLEDFIEPQADETEQFYRELWGTYFDAIAIRERINPRCQMTHMPKRYWKHMTEMQRRPAAKTAASARTESTVNPVPLPERMLSE
- a CDS encoding chemotaxis protein CheW, translated to MNHENFISALSASADEMKGKYLTFWTFGQLLGIPISLVVQIVGMQEITPMPEFPAYAKGVINLRGQIIPVIDIRLRLNQPEAQYSERTCIIVTSIHDSAVGFIVDEVDEVTGIEDDLIAPPPKMASSKNSYVTGIAKLEKKVALLIDAQRLLDSNELEALQV
- a CDS encoding ATP-binding cassette domain-containing protein; its protein translation is MITVTDLGLQFGGTKLFDNVNLKFTPGNCYGVIGANGAGKSTFLRILSGELESSSGEVSIGEGTRMSVLKQDHFQYDQYTVMDTVFMGNPRLYEIMKEKEVLYAKEDFTDADGEKASELEGEFAELNGWEAETEAAQLLQGLGLGSELHYAEMRTLQGGEKVKVLLAQALFGRPEIVLLDEPTNHLDVASINWLENFLFDFFGTVIVVSHDRHFLNTVCTHIVDIDYGKIKMYVGNYDFWYESSRLVQQMLKDQNRKNEDKIKELQKFIERFSANKSKSKQATSRKKLIEKLTVEDLPASSRRYPWVSFKPDREIGKETLQVENLSKTVDGVKVLNNVSFRLNREDKVAILCENEQAATALFQILFEEAEPDEGSFKWGLSTSQSYFPKDNSTFFNDCDLNLIEWLRQYSNDDSESYLRGFLGRMLFSGDEVTKPVKVLSGGEKVRCMLSRMMLSGSNILMLDQPTNHLDLESITAVNNGLIDFKGVILFSSHDHQFIQTVANRIIQITEEGCIDRMCTYDEFLEMQGLSFK
- a CDS encoding DUF1284 domain-containing protein; protein product: MRLRPHHLLCTQGYSGKGYSSDFVLNMTVITNHLRKEANAMVDIVFSTDDICEKCPNMISTDLCKDQYKVKRFDRKMIDYFGLEEKSYIYQEIVREIDAKMTEAIMDDICATCSWYPVSACKRNIVGSAKPKE
- a CDS encoding putative DNA modification/repair radical SAM protein; its protein translation is MDLFDKLRILSDAAKYDAACTSSGVDRDGKGGQLGNAAACGICHSFSADGRCVSLLKVLMSNACIYNCAYCLNRVSNDVPRATFAPRELADLTIHFYRRNYIEGLFLSSGVVKSPDYTCEKMIETLRILREEYGFRGYIHAKAIPGADDLLLNRLGRLSDRMSVNIELPSQQSLDKLAPDKSKSAILRPMGLLRDGIKENCTDLIRYRHAEPFAPAGQSTQMIVGATPESDYQILQLTAALYQKFSLKRVFFSAYIPVSDNPLLPARTISPPLLREHRLYQADWLLRFYGFSANEILDEKHPILNPLIDPKCNWAINNMALFPVEVNTAPRELLLRVPGIGVNSTMRILRARRETKLDFSGLRRIGVVLKRAQYFITCQGKTAQGVRITPDNALNALISDSQKQRLPSQNYEQLSLFSDQITREDVVKCISGQI
- the aroQ gene encoding type II 3-dehydroquinate dehydratase encodes the protein MKLLVINGPNINMLGIREKDIYGSTSYESLLEIIQNTCAENDIEAECFQSNHEGAIVDKIQEAYGAKDAIVINPAAYTHTSVAILDALKAVGIPAVEVHISNVYGREEFRHHSYAKMACVKSFVGLGLDGYRQAILYLKQHIA
- a CDS encoding shikimate kinase — encoded protein: MANTERYGLIGETLGHSYSKHIHHALCGYDYELMSIPRDKIEAFLSARQFAGLNVTIPYKRTVIPHCDLLTDAAREIGSVNTLMMQSDGRLLGDNTDYAGFLYLARKVGISFKNKKVLILGNGGTSLTARTAIRHEGAREIIVVSRNGAVNYQNVYGQADAEIIVNTTPVGMFPNNGVRLIELTRFPKLGGVLDVIYNPLSTALLLEAKRLGIPCGGGLSMLVAQAKYAAERFGRMPISDRQIGVIEQKLRKELTNLVLVGMPGSGKSTLAAACAESMGREVVEIDDIIVQKAGRSIPEIFAKYGEARFREIESETVAEVGRRTGLVISTGGGAILREQNVAALQQNGLIACLDRPLELLPTDGRPLSKGIDALRAMKKQRTPIYKKSSDFTVENKQGIEQAKERIMEGFYEALSH